A section of the Triticum dicoccoides isolate Atlit2015 ecotype Zavitan chromosome 7A, WEW_v2.0, whole genome shotgun sequence genome encodes:
- the LOC119328332 gene encoding basic blue protein-like, with product MALGRSMSSSGAVALGLVLTLCFATSGFSKTEWIVGGWKGWTFGVHGWERNKTFYPGDVLVFKYNPKMHNVVVVNKDEEFLCRAGAVGDDTYTSGYDKLELGSQGPMYAISSKPGDCEGGMKLEVHITTRR from the exons ATGGCACTAGGTAGAAGCATGAGCAGCAGTGGCGCCGTTGCTCTTGGGTTGGTGCTAACCCTGTGCTTCGCAACCAGTGGTTTTAGCAAGACGGAGTGGATAGTCGGAGGTTGGAAGGGATGGACCTTTGGTGTTCATGGCTGGGAGAGGAACAAGACCTTCTACCCTGGTGACGTGCTTG tgttcaagtataATCCCAAGATGCATAACGTGGTGGTGGTGAATAAAGATGAGGAGTTCCTCTGCAGGGCCGGTGCTGTCGGGGACGATACATATACCTCTGGCTACGACAAGCTCGAGCTCGGTAGCCAAGGCCCGATGTACGCCATCAGCAGCAAACCTGGAGACTGTGAGGGTGGAATGAAGCTTGAAGTTCACATCACAACGCGTAGATGA